A region from the Bacteroidota bacterium genome encodes:
- a CDS encoding RagB/SusD family nutrient uptake outer membrane protein, with product MKKNIYNLLWAVIVIFCATSCKSLLEDVPIEQETLDLLFNKNDSAGVDARRFLYDTYRSLPAMYNRVGGDFLDAATDDAISSNTSNTSVQQLATGTYTSSGYPDDQWNTYYTAIRQTNIFITNIDNVPLKGKLANGTPFNHVWKAEAKFLRAMFYFELVKRYGGVPLIVDKVYQLGDDLNLPRNSFADCVKFISDQCDAIKDSLLPDPVDPQNIDRPTKAAALALKARVLLYAASPLYNGGNIDGTNELTGYADFSAERWKQAAEASKAIMNLNVFSLVPSFKDVFITQINTERIFAKQSEGDNYNCENDNGPVGYYVGNGRTSPTQEFIDAFGMANGLGIKDIGSGYDSKNPFVGRDPRFYKTFFYNTAPWLNRTVQTFEGGADKPGGTKQQTITGYYL from the coding sequence ATGAAAAAAAATATTTATAATTTATTGTGGGCGGTTATTGTAATTTTTTGTGCAACATCGTGTAAGAGCTTACTCGAGGATGTGCCCATAGAACAAGAAACCCTCGACCTCCTTTTTAATAAGAATGATTCTGCCGGTGTTGATGCCCGTAGATTCCTGTACGATACTTATCGGAGTCTCCCTGCCATGTATAACAGGGTTGGTGGCGATTTTCTGGATGCTGCTACCGATGACGCAATTTCGTCAAATACTTCAAATACATCGGTTCAACAGTTGGCTACCGGTACTTATACCTCTAGCGGGTATCCGGATGATCAGTGGAATACATACTATACCGCAATCCGGCAGACAAATATTTTCATTACCAATATTGATAATGTCCCCTTAAAAGGGAAGCTGGCAAACGGAACCCCGTTTAACCATGTATGGAAAGCAGAGGCTAAGTTTTTAAGAGCTATGTTTTACTTCGAACTGGTAAAACGTTATGGTGGCGTTCCGCTTATTGTTGATAAGGTTTATCAATTGGGTGATGACTTGAACCTGCCAAGAAATTCTTTTGCCGATTGTGTCAAATTTATTTCCGACCAGTGTGATGCGATTAAAGACAGTTTGCTTCCGGATCCGGTTGATCCTCAGAATATAGACAGACCGACAAAGGCGGCAGCTCTTGCCTTAAAAGCCAGGGTTCTGCTGTATGCTGCAAGTCCCTTGTACAATGGCGGAAATATTGACGGAACCAATGAGCTTACTGGTTATGCTGATTTTTCGGCCGAGCGCTGGAAACAAGCAGCAGAAGCCTCCAAAGCTATAATGAACCTTAATGTATTTAGCCTTGTCCCTTCATTTAAGGATGTTTTCATTACCCAGATAAACACCGAACGTATTTTCGCAAAACAATCAGAAGGTGATAATTATAACTGCGAAAACGATAATGGTCCGGTTGGATATTATGTGGGGAATGGACGAACCAGTCCAACCCAGGAGTTTATCGATGCTTTTGGAATGGCAAATGGTCTGGGAATTAAGGATATTGGTTCAGGATATGATTCTAAAAATCCTTTTGTAGGCAGGGATCCCCGGTTTTACAAAACGTTCTTTTATAATACTGCTCCATGGTTAAACCGGACAGTTCAGACCTTTGAAGGGGGCGCCGATAAACCTGGAGGAACCAAACAGCAAACCATTACCGGTTATTACCTG